The sequence CCTCATCTGTAAGAGTTTTATATATATCCCTGAGGATGATTTCTTTTTTGAATTCTGGGAGGAGAATTTTTTTCCACCTTTTGTCGTATTGCCTAAGTATCTTGTAAAAGTCTTTTGGATTTCCCGAAAACGCTTCGATTATCGTATCGCTTAAGATATTTCCTGCAATAAACCCTGTAAGTAAGCCACCGCCTGAAAATGGCTTTACGATACGTGCAGAATCTCCAACAAAAAGAACATTCTTAAAAACAGTTTGTTTTGCAATGCCTATTGGGATGCTCCACACAACTGGCTTATCAATGGCCTTTGCTTTTGAGAGTTTACTCCACGAGTTAAAAAGTTCATCTAACTTGTAAAGAAGGTTTTTTCCTATATCTGTTCCGAAGCCAACTCTTGCCTTTTTGCCATTTGTTGGAATAATCCAGGAAAACCAGTTATGTGAAATCTTATTGTTCATATATATGTATGCTATTTCTGTTTGTGGAAGTTCAATTTCTGTATCTACCTGTGCTGTATAAATTGTTTCTCCACCCATATCAACATTAAGCATTCTTTGGATTGCATTCGTTGCGCCTGTAGCAACAACAAGCACTCTTGCTTCAAATGAATTTCCATTTGTAAGTGTTATGGAAAGTTTATCGGAAGTATTCTCAATATTTTCAATATGGGCATTATAAAAGAATTTTGCGCCGTTTCTTTTTGCTCTTTGTTCCATAAAGATGTCAAAATTGCTTCTGTCGATAACTACAGCGTAAGGACTTTCTCTTTTGAATGAGAAGTTACTTTCCTTATATGAAAAAACCTCGGCACCATTTATGTAATTTAAAATAAGAGATTTATCCAGGTTCGTAAGTTCAAGAAACTCTATCGGAACAAGTCCCGAGCAGTGGTTTGGAAAGCCAATCCTTGTTTTTGCTTCAAGCACTGACACTGAGAGTCCAGCACTTGCAAGATTGCTTGCAACATTGCATCCTATAGGACCTCCGCCAATTACAATAACATCAAACTTTTCCACAAAAACATTATATCACATTTAAAAAACTGTTAATTAAGGCTTTAGAGATGAAAAGTTATCTTCGCTAAAGTGAGTCACAACTGACCACTTTTACCACTGTTAACCTCAGAGGGTAAAACAGGGTGATGCAAAAACCCTTGTGCTTCATAGTATTGATTGAGTATGTTTCGAAGATAATGCCTGCTCACCTTCTTTGGTG is a genomic window of Caldisericum sp. containing:
- a CDS encoding NAD(P)/FAD-dependent oxidoreductase; amino-acid sequence: MEKFDVIVIGGGPIGCNVASNLASAGLSVSVLEAKTRIGFPNHCSGLVPIEFLELTNLDKSLILNYINGAEVFSYKESNFSFKRESPYAVVIDRSNFDIFMEQRAKRNGAKFFYNAHIENIENTSDKLSITLTNGNSFEARVLVVATGATNAIQRMLNVDMGGETIYTAQVDTEIELPQTEIAYIYMNNKISHNWFSWIIPTNGKKARVGFGTDIGKNLLYKLDELFNSWSKLSKAKAIDKPVVWSIPIGIAKQTVFKNVLFVGDSARIVKPFSGGGLLTGFIAGNILSDTIIEAFSGNPKDFYKILRQYDKRWKKILLPEFKKEIILRDIYKTLTDEDKDTIVKNLNKDKVSETLVRYGFMDKPAITGLKLLLTNPQIPLTYLKRKVSR